A genomic window from Fibrobacterota bacterium includes:
- a CDS encoding chitobiase/beta-hexosaminidase C-terminal domain-containing protein — translation MDYASARQLVAALSVDSSSLNPFQLETALRLDTLRPGEPPVGLLGKIKGKKGVKSIEYVIENDSGLRTDRFVLADFPDLNANPATVDLAGHPTFAPRANAVQGAYTLRLLVKDALGNEQVYATAFHVGAELDHKGPSLIVLSPTSAVVRDFNDSQLVVKVEAKDPSGVKSVTIDGKVADKGEDGIWFDTLVVPVRDSSQLVKIEAKDVFGNASDAQIQIRRNQKPIPTAPRLKLVSPASGTLVAFEDSVVRVVWKAETDFGKIDSVTIDGVQAKAENGTWVRELILPANGKTTSFGVRAYSSVPLTATEYVSIGRKADNAGPVVVWSDAAKSQRITYDVKQTEISVTASDLSGVDSVRIGGSKVNPLNKEWKATVLLAGPGELTRILVEAWDHAGNRTDTELVVARDPIPTNLPPEYRWLKPDQASGTVIPFAEAKYLVQCVLTDISGIDSASVMIGGVLAKPINDTVWERWVDLPPDGKAQVITLEAKNKRGISVPGFVLVTRSKDEEKPTSTRLAGTKDLSVMFDSTSVEVGWSAKDNDRIAQVWIQDSLVPSDASGYHRRVPLAITTQWVKFRAVDPAGNEVRDSVQIERHPDTVKAVTLSDTNGKLRSGTFWVKLSCVTPGATIRYTLNGSDPTATSPIYADSIKIGTTITLKARGFAKDRVDGPSVTQGYQMAVPVAVSSASNSTLVLMSDHSLWAMGGNWRHHISADTSTFILRPVKIADSVAQMSVGSRYSLWVKLDGTLWGIGESAQGAFGDGFVTSLYASPTLIMRGVKKAIATNTDNTYVLKTDGTLWGAGSNVSFQLALGWKSEYETSLQKIASRVRDMGAGNYVMYFVDEFSELFFVGERSDFKDSIPYSFGQDIALLPENAANGFLLGAENGAVVGYGWVGKSAKYGMEKLQFDWENHPILTEQVGVVQISSGWAQTIFRSKAGDVYVSGANADWQLGKMLPSSVGEVTKIPFLASYVAAGTHNSYIVTKSGELFGSGKNRDGQLGLGFVSEKEDFTRIRF, via the coding sequence ATGGATTACGCCTCCGCCCGCCAGTTGGTGGCAGCCCTCTCTGTGGATTCCTCCAGCCTGAACCCCTTCCAGTTGGAAACGGCTTTGCGCCTGGATACTCTTCGCCCCGGAGAGCCTCCAGTGGGATTGCTGGGCAAAATCAAAGGAAAGAAGGGCGTCAAGAGCATCGAGTACGTCATCGAAAACGATTCCGGCCTGCGCACCGATCGGTTCGTGTTGGCCGATTTCCCTGACTTGAACGCCAACCCGGCGACCGTCGACTTGGCGGGTCACCCTACCTTCGCGCCGCGCGCCAATGCGGTGCAGGGTGCGTACACCTTGCGGCTGCTCGTGAAGGACGCATTGGGCAATGAACAGGTTTACGCAACGGCATTCCACGTGGGTGCTGAGTTGGATCACAAGGGGCCAAGTTTGATCGTGCTCTCACCCACTTCCGCGGTGGTGCGCGACTTCAACGACTCCCAATTGGTGGTGAAGGTGGAGGCCAAGGATCCCTCCGGCGTGAAGTCGGTGACCATCGACGGGAAGGTGGCGGACAAAGGCGAAGACGGAATTTGGTTTGATACCCTTGTGGTTCCGGTGCGAGATTCGAGCCAATTGGTGAAGATCGAGGCCAAGGACGTGTTCGGGAACGCATCCGACGCGCAGATCCAGATCCGTCGCAACCAAAAGCCCATCCCCACAGCGCCCCGCCTGAAACTGGTCAGTCCAGCCAGCGGCACCTTGGTCGCCTTTGAAGACTCCGTGGTGCGCGTGGTCTGGAAAGCGGAAACGGATTTTGGAAAGATCGACTCCGTGACGATCGACGGTGTGCAGGCCAAGGCGGAGAACGGCACCTGGGTGCGCGAACTGATCCTGCCCGCCAACGGCAAGACCACGAGCTTCGGTGTGCGGGCGTACAGCTCGGTGCCGCTGACGGCGACAGAATATGTCTCGATTGGCCGCAAGGCCGACAATGCCGGGCCGGTGGTGGTCTGGAGCGATGCCGCGAAAAGCCAGCGAATTACCTACGACGTCAAGCAGACCGAGATTTCCGTCACGGCCTCGGATTTGTCGGGTGTGGATTCCGTGCGCATCGGTGGTTCCAAGGTGAATCCACTAAACAAGGAATGGAAAGCCACCGTGCTCTTGGCTGGCCCCGGCGAGCTGACCCGCATCCTGGTGGAAGCCTGGGACCATGCGGGGAATCGCACGGATACGGAGTTGGTGGTGGCGCGTGATCCGATCCCCACAAACCTTCCTCCCGAGTACCGATGGCTCAAGCCAGATCAGGCCTCAGGGACGGTGATCCCGTTTGCCGAGGCGAAGTATCTGGTCCAGTGCGTGTTGACGGACATTTCCGGCATCGACAGCGCCAGCGTGATGATCGGTGGGGTGCTCGCCAAGCCGATCAATGACACCGTTTGGGAGCGTTGGGTGGATTTGCCGCCGGATGGAAAGGCGCAGGTGATCACCTTGGAAGCAAAGAACAAGCGGGGCATCTCGGTTCCAGGATTCGTCTTGGTAACGCGATCCAAGGATGAGGAAAAGCCAACCTCCACCCGGCTTGCTGGGACCAAGGACCTGAGTGTGATGTTCGATTCCACGAGTGTGGAAGTGGGATGGAGCGCCAAGGACAACGATCGCATCGCCCAGGTTTGGATCCAGGATTCGTTGGTGCCGTCGGATGCATCGGGCTACCATCGGCGGGTTCCTCTGGCGATCACCACCCAATGGGTGAAGTTCCGCGCAGTGGACCCGGCTGGCAACGAGGTGCGCGACAGTGTGCAGATCGAGCGTCACCCGGACACCGTGAAGGCGGTGACCCTGTCCGACACCAACGGCAAGCTGCGTTCCGGCACCTTCTGGGTGAAGCTCAGTTGTGTCACACCGGGTGCTACAATCCGGTACACTCTCAACGGATCCGATCCCACCGCCACCTCGCCGATCTACGCCGACAGCATCAAGATCGGCACGACGATCACCCTGAAGGCGCGGGGGTTCGCGAAGGATCGTGTGGATGGCCCTTCGGTGACGCAGGGGTATCAGATGGCTGTGCCAGTGGCGGTGTCGTCTGCAAGCAACTCAACTTTGGTATTGATGTCTGATCACAGTCTTTGGGCAATGGGCGGCAATTGGCGGCATCACATTTCAGCCGATACATCCACGTTCATTCTTCGCCCTGTAAAAATTGCTGATAGCGTTGCGCAAATGAGCGTAGGTTCGAGATACTCGCTTTGGGTGAAATTAGACGGCACACTTTGGGGAATTGGAGAAAGTGCCCAGGGTGCATTTGGGGATGGATTTGTAACATCCTTGTACGCTTCGCCAACACTGATTATGCGGGGAGTGAAAAAGGCGATTGCGACGAACACGGATAATACATATGTGCTCAAGACGGACGGGACACTATGGGGGGCTGGCAGCAATGTGAGCTTCCAGCTTGCATTGGGCTGGAAATCTGAATATGAAACGAGCCTGCAAAAAATCGCTTCAAGGGTTCGTGATATGGGCGCTGGAAATTATGTAATGTATTTTGTTGATGAATTTAGTGAGCTATTCTTTGTGGGTGAGCGCTCCGACTTTAAAGATTCGATTCCGTATTCTTTTGGCCAAGATATTGCACTACTTCCAGAAAATGCGGCAAATGGATTTCTTCTTGGCGCGGAAAATGGAGCTGTTGTCGGTTATGGATGGGTAGGAAAATCAGCGAAATATGGGATGGAAAAGCTTCAATTCGATTGGGAAAATCATCCGATCCTCACTGAACAAGTGGGAGTTGTTCAGATATCCTCTGGCTGGGCACAAACGATTTTCCGATCGAAAGCCGGAGACGTTTATGTGTCTGGAGCAAATGCCGATTGGCAGCTGGGGAAAATGTTGCCAAGCTCTGTTGGCGAGGTAACTAAAATCCCATTTTTGGCATCCTACGTGGCTGCCGGAACTCACAATTCATACATAGTGACAAAAAGTGGAGAGCTTTTTGGGTCAGGCAAGAACAGAGACGGGCAGCTCGGACTTGGATTCGTTTCCGAGAAAGAAGATTTCACTCGCATCCGTTTTTAA